A section of the Malus sylvestris chromosome 17, drMalSylv7.2, whole genome shotgun sequence genome encodes:
- the LOC126610936 gene encoding uncharacterized protein LOC126610936 isoform X2, giving the protein MMPLMWCSAPPSPPPEAVVGTLMAKKDGSFRSVVINMRGAGTNNGFPSFLPKEVEKIKDPYARKLAQRMERLPVSIGSSESCIMSSCVRPLKQSEINPVVLLHCFDSSCLEWRCAYPLLEEAGLEAWAVDVLGWGFSDLERCPPCSAATKRHHLYQFWKSYIRRPMVLVGPSLGGSVAIDFAYHYPVAVEKLVLINASVYAEGTGDMAKLPKAAAYAGVSLLKSTPLRFYANMLAFNDISLATTFDWTNVGRLHCLLPWWKDATVSFMSSGGYNVVSQIKQVKQKVLVICSEQDNIISYKQILRLRCELSSAIMRLIPDSGHLPHVDNPASIAKLIAGFALNGRC; this is encoded by the exons ATGATGCCGCTAATGTGGTGTTCTGCGCCACCGTCGCCACCGCCGGAAGCAGTGGTGGGTACGTTAATGGCAAAGAAAGATGGAAGCTTTAGGAGTGTGGTGATCAATATGAGGGGTGCAGGTACAAATAATGGGTTCCCATCGTTCCTTCCAAAGGAGGTTGAGAAAATTAAGGACCCATATGCCAGAAAGTTGGCTCAGAGGATGGAGAGGCTCCCTGTGTCG ATTGGGTCGTCGGAAAGTTGTATCATGAGTAGTTGTGTAAGGCCTCTAAAACAAAGTGAGATCAATCCGGTGGTTCTCCTCCATTGCTTTGACAG TTCTTGTTTAGAATGGAGGTGCGCGTACCCTCTGCTTGAAGAGGCCGGTTTGGAGGCTTGGGCTGTTGATGTTCTTGGGTGGGGCTTCTCTGATTTAG AAAGGTGTCCACCATGCAGCGCGGCAACCAAGCGGCATCACCTCTATCAG TTTTGGAAGTCCTACATCAGAAGACCGATGGTATTAGTTGGGCCAAGCCTCGGTGGTTCTGTTGCAATTGACTTTGCATACCACTATCCAGTAGCT GTTGAAAAGCTGGTTTTAATCAACGCAAGCGTCTACGCAGAAGGCACCGGAGACATGGCAAAGCTACCTAAAGCTGCGGCCTACGCTGGG GTTTCTTTATTGAAGAGCACCCCTCTACGCTTCTACGCAAATATGCTGGCCTTCAACGACATTTCATTAGCTACAACCTTTGATTGGACTAAT GTCGGACGCTTACACTGTCTGCTGCCTTGGTGGAAAGATGCAACAGTCAGTTTTATGAGTAGCGGAGGCTATAATGTCGTTTCCCAAATAAAACAG GTGAAGCAGAAAGTACTAGTGATTTGCAGCGAGCAAGACAATATTATCAGCTACAAACAAATATTG AGGCTGCGTTGTGAGCTTTCGTCTGCAATCATGCGGCTAATACCGGATAGCGGACATCTCCCTCACGTTGATAATCCCGCCTCCATCGCAAAACTAATTGCAGGGTTTGCTCTGAACGGTCGTTGCTGA
- the LOC126610937 gene encoding uncharacterized protein LOC126610937, with protein sequence MNTMIQAGGNLPVTVSSSTPSSSSSSHQNTSGGWQHYRQSSSKALHKYIIPAITILAVFVQLRNGVGAAVSLFFTEYVTVVAFIVAFLVYISSLAVEILQARENTDLSEFMDKISLSSGTLAITLELLIMVPALGWFTITAWSICLVIAVTKPYREIAVVLKRLYQRALEHLLQVFDKLKELFMSIGASASLSNAFNRLKEPFVIRNVDNQLAMESDQQNGLL encoded by the exons ATGAATACGATGATTCAAGCAGGTGGCAACCTTCCTGTGACTGTGAGCAGTAGTAccccttcatcttcatcttcatctcatCAAAA CACAAGCGGGGGTTGGCAACATTATCGTCAAAGTTCTTCAAAGGCATTGCACAAGTATATTATCCCTGCCATCACCATTCTGGCCGTGTTTGTCCAGCTCAGGAACGGAGTTGGAGCCGCAGTATCTCTGTTTTTCACGGAATACGTCACGGTTGTGGCGTTTATTGTTGCTTTTTTGGTTTACATCAGTTCATTGGCTGTCGAGATACTCCAGGCTCGTGAAAATACAGATTTGTCTGAGTTCATGGATAAGATTAGCCTATCGTCTGGGACACTTGCCATAACCTTAGAATTGTTGATCATGGTTCCAGCTTTGGGGTGGTTCACCATCACAGCATGGAGCATTTGCCTTGTGATTGCAGTAACAAAGCCGTACCGTGAAATTGCAGTTGTTTTGAAAAGATTGTATCAGAGAGCCCTTGAACATCTTCTTCAGGTGTTTGACAAATTGAAAGAGTTGTTCATGAGTATTGGTGCAAGCGCATCACTTTCTAATGCCTTTAACAGATTGAAAGAGCCCTTCGTGATCAGGAATGTTGACAACCAGTTGGCCATGGAATCCGATCAGCAGAACGGGCTTCTTTAA